ACTAGGTGGATCCGACAGCATGCCACTGTCTTCCTGTTGAGACTTTTTGTCATCTTCCGAATCGCTACCAAATTGTAAAAAAGGTGGTGCCATTCCACCCGCTTTGTCCTTCAGTAGCATAGCAATTCTTGTATCTAAATCCAATGTCTTGCGAGTTTCGTCAGGAGAATCACGCAACGTACTTTTTGCCACAGTTTGATTCTCCTTTTCCTTCTTAGGAGTATGATGCGTTTTCGTATTGGCAGTCTTATTACTAATCTGCGTTGCGTTGGAACTAGCACTGTCCAAATTTGTTGCATGTTGTTGAACAGGCCAAACGGAAGCCGATGATGGATACCCCGTCGCCGTCCCTGAATTATTGCCCCACCATACATTGGAATTTTGTTGAATCTGTGATACATTCTGCGATATGCTAGCTAAGTAGCTATTTGGAGGTTGGTGATGATAACCACTGTAATAAAAGTCGTAATTCGTAGCTGGAGTAGAATTCTGAGAATAATTACTAGAATAATTCAGTTCACTGGGCGCTGTTCCATAACCCAAATCACTACTTGTACTGCCGCTTGGTGTAGGATAATCTCTGTACTTGTTGTACCTCGAATTTTCTATATATGGTTCTCTGTTcttatctaaatttaaaatagccTTTTTACTATTTCTAAAGTCATCCCTTTCTTCGGGCAAAACCTTTTCCACGGGTGTCTGATGTTTCTCTGGCTCAGGTTCAGGTTTTATCACTTCTTTTTCTACTTTCTTCTCCGGTTTCTTCTCTGTGGTTAACTCCTCAAACATCTTTTTGCATTCTTCCCCAAAGGGGTCCAGAAAAACCCTTAGCACTTTCCCCATCACAGAtgtattgtttaatttctCTACACATACCTTTGATGCCTTGGTCGATTCAAACACTACTCTTCCTATACCAAGATGTTTATTAGTCATTggatgataataaataataagttctTCTATGGATCCAAATTTCTGAACCatgtttgttaaaaatgtCTTATCAATATTGTCATTTAAATGGCAAAATGTTACTTCCAGCGGCGGAGGTTCTCCGCAATAATtagaatcaattttaaatctaGGTACAGGTAAGTCAAGTTGTTCAAGTCTAGTCCAGATCCTTGTCAGCTGTGATCTAGGATCTCGAGGTTGAACCTGTGGATACGTTGGATCCCCTGGTACCATCCCATCATATCTACACAGTTTTGTAGCTCCTTTCACTAAAAATGGATCAACcagtaatttataatttctctgCTTTTGAGTCGACGGTGCAGCAGGCGTAGCCGGTTCTTTCTGTGAATGCGTCATATGACTGTGGCTATGTTTCGCAGGTGGTTGAGTCGAGTTTTGTGACGTGCTTTGAGAACTGCCATGAGAATGGCGATGACGATGCGAGTGCGCATGTGAATGTCCATGTCCATGACCATGTCTCTCCATGCCGTTCATTGCCTCCAAGCATCATCCATTCATGTAAACTTCTATCACAAACATTTAaccaaatttcaaataatattaatattagagaataaagataaaataatttgtgcgACTTAAagtttgtttacattttctgagaaaaaaaaagttaaattatgtaCATCACTAGCAAATTATGTACATCTTTACAATATGAGTTTGTAAATTAGTATAACACAGTTTCTGCACATCACTGTTTAGTCACTTAAAAATTCCGCTCCCgtcacttaaaaataattaacttgaattataaaaatagcgaATTCgttgttgaaatattaagtGTTCGATCTATCAGACTTTGTTACATGAACGATACTGCATGATTACATGATCAGAATGCAAAATGCGTTAATAACCACAAAATCACCACGTTATAGCTTAGCTTTACGATGCTTTACGAATATTTCtaacaatcttttttttctctcactgCAAATGCACGATAGCGCTAAACATAACAATTGCGCGGAACTTTGACAACTTCGCCATAGGCTGTTGCACAAAAATGCATTCTTTCGGCGAGAATGCAAAGCAGTCCTCGCTAGTGGATCGATACGATCCCTGAATGGCGTTTATCGATACAGCATTCTTTAATCAGATTTCTAAAACGTATCCCGAGCTTACGATACGGTCTATCCGACTCCGAGTTGTTACTTGATCACGCGAGGGCAAAGAATGTCGTTCCCTCAACAACACTTAACCTCAAAAGCACTTTCCGACTTTTTTTTAGGTTGGGTTACCTATGCGACTGCGGTCCAATGAAAACATCTCCTCATCAGCGTAGGAACCTCCGTTCGATACGCCGTCGACAAACTTCCTTGATCGCAAGGTTTTGTCGAATCGGCCGAATCTTGTACACTGGTTACTGCGTGGTCCTCTGTCCTCTCCGTCGCTCTCCACCTCTCCACTTCTCTCCTCTGCCAGAACCTTTAGACCCTTATTCAGTTACGTTGCGACTTTTTTTTGCCTCTGCCAGAACGTGTAACTTTTGTAATGTCGAGTGATAATACGACGCACAGCGCGGTGAATCGCGCGTATGCACAAGTAACCAGCGTCTTACTTGCGAGCTATCGAACCGATCGTCCTCTCGATCGTTTTCTTTACTTTGTGTCCGCCGACGACTCGTGTTTCTGACGAGAAGCGTGCAGCAAAGTGCCTCTCGTTGTTGTCGCCTCGCTTACGCTCGGCGACTACACGACGCGCGCGATACTCTCGACAGGTAGCGCGAGCCAGCGCAAGTGCATGCACCCAAATGTGTCCGATCCCCCGTGTTCTTTCGCGCACGCGAAACGCACTTCGCGCATCCCCTTACGTCGAAATTCACAGGCTCGAGTCTACGGAAGGGCTATAATCACGCAGCTATTCAAAGCGATCGGTGTGTCGCAAAAACGCGTCCCCTTCTGCTTCTATCGAGTCGCGATATCACTTATTATCATTTTCCAAGCTTTCCACTGCTATCCCGGCCACGGTCATTCGGATAATTAGATAACTTATTAGACAGCTTGAATTTGTTTAACTTTTCTGTAAGGATTGTAAcgtaaattttgatatctcCGATACTCTAACGCGTTCACTGACGTTCATTTTCTATTCCGTAGTGCGTTTGTTCCTTGTCTATCGACGACGAATTAACGAACGGTAGCTCGAATATTGTGCACGCGTTGTAGCACTTTGCGGCTGACGCCATCGTCGGATCAGAGGAGTCATTGTAATTTCGTGAGACACGTTGCTCGCATGCCATGCAATCTTTACTCCGACAGTTCTCAATTCCTTTTCGCTTCTGTCATAAATTCTCAAACAAAGATCGGCGACCAGAAGGGTGCCTGGATTTTGTAGCCAATTCTCGGCCAAAAAGTCCGATGAGGATCTTTTTTCCTGATTTTGTCCCCGCGACATGTATGCATTGAGAGAATACCTGACAGAATACCTCCGCGGAACCGCTGGCATTGCGCACATTACGCTGATCTGTATGCAATCTGCGTGAGCGATTAAAATTGTACGACGTGCGTAATTGCTGAGAAATATGCTCGTGATGGGCGGCACGGTCCAGCGGTATTCGCTGTTGCATCGTATTGGCTCGCCGGCGAGATCCAGGAGAAAGACAGAATTACACGCTGAAAATTGTGCAGCACGCGAATATCTACGAGAAAATACGAGAaaagatgtaattttttctgaaatagCGCGCTTATTTCAGAGTAATTAGAGTCGCAAACAATATGcacactttttctttctttccccATGCGTTTACGTTGCTAGGGATTATACGCAATATTAAGtttgttctttcttttctcatttcgaattcttttcttctctctgtAAAACGTAAATGCAATTACACCAATTACACAAACGTAAATGCAATATCAGATCTGTTTTTCCAACTGCGTCATCTGTACTTTTTCTGTCTTCTCCTCTTTCTTGTCTCAATGCGTGAAAACCTATTTCATTTTAAGTGTACAGAGCATAATATTCTCATTTCTGGCTTTCCATTTCTGAACGCATCTAAAACTGTGAAGCTGGCATATAGCACAGCACTCGATCGATAAATCGCACTGATTGTTCTAGCTGAAGTGTGAACTTGTGATTATTGGTGGTTATATTTTACGGAAAAAGTTTtccgtaaaataattgttcaaaTTGATCACCGCAATACCGAAATCTATCGGTAAAAAATGTCCAGCATACAAAACTTCTTCAAACGTTATTTGCCGGTAGTCAAGGCTGACgagggagaagaagaagagttGGTAGATCCACAGAAAGTGCTCCGTGTAAGTgacaattattacataatgttGTCTTTTTAATGGATGCAAAGCATCagatttttggaaataaaaatatatttgcaaaaactCAAGTCACGTAATTATGACTTGCATACGCTTGTATTTTATGgttttattaagaaagaaaagaatttttaacctaaaaagaatttttaaaacaatattctcTCAGCTTATCTTAAGCGAtgttaacataaaattaacagTTTTGTTAAGATGGAATAGTATATAAACTTTGATTTTGCTCCTTTCTTTATAAAAGTGATTAAGCTCAAACTACTATTACTAGTTatcttaattattgataaattgacAATTGAtgttattttgtacaattacTTTAATTCCAATTATTCTTCTTATTGCAGGAGGAATGCTCTCAACTATCAAAATGCGTCAATTTACAAGAGAAATTAAACACATGCAATGACCGTGTTAATTCAAGATCCAACACAGAGGAAACTTGTATAGAGGAACTAATTGATTATGTGCAATGCGTAGATCACTGCGTCTCAAAGACTCTATTTAGTAAACTCAAGTAATCATATTCCTTTGAAGAGC
The nucleotide sequence above comes from Linepithema humile isolate Giens D197 chromosome 4, Lhum_UNIL_v1.0, whole genome shotgun sequence. Encoded proteins:
- the UQCR-11 gene encoding cytochrome b-c1 complex subunit 6, mitochondrial, translating into MSSIQNFFKRYLPVVKADEGEEEELVDPQKVLREECSQLSKCVNLQEKLNTCNDRVNSRSNTEETCIEELIDYVQCVDHCVSKTLFSKLK